GAGCCCCGTCAGGTCGATCCCGTCGAGACGTACGCGGCCCGCGTCCGGTCGCTCCAGCAGCGCGAGGCAGCGCGCAAACGTGGATTTTCCGGATCCGCTCTCTCCGACGATGCCGACGGACTCCCCGCGCTCGAGGGAGAGCGACGCGTCCACGAGGGCGGGGCGCACGGCGTCGCGGACGCCCCGGCTGCCCGGCGCAGGCGACCATCCCCGCCGGTGCGCATAGGTCTTCGTCAGGTGCTCGGCGACGAGCAGCATCTACGCGCCGGCGCGGTCCGCCGCCGCGAGGCTGCCGCGTATTTCGTCCAGATGGTCGATCCGGATGCAGCGCGACCAGTGCCCCGGCGACGTCTGCGACATCGCGATCGGCGCCGCGCTGCAGGTATCTACCGCCAGCTCGCAGCGCGGGGCGAACACGCATCCCGGAGGTAGGCGCTCGGGGTCGGGTGGGGCCCCCGGGATCGCCCGGAGCCGCTCGCCGACCACGGCCTCGGGCAGGCTGTTCATCAGCCCGATAGTGTACGGATGCTCCGGCCGGAGGAGGACCGTGCGCGTCGGACCGAGCTCGACGAGCTCGCCAGCGTACATTACCCCGACGCGGTCGCACAGGCCGGCGACGACGCGGAAGTCGTGGGACACGAGCAGCAGGCTCATCCCTTGCTCGCGCCTGAGGGTGTCGAGGAGGCGCAGGATCTCGGCCTGGACGATAACGTCGAGCGCGGTCGTGGGCTCGTCGGCCAGCAGCAGGGTGGGGCGTGCCGCGAGCGCCATGGCGATGTGGATACGCTGGCGCATCCCGCCGCTGAACTCGTGGGGATAGGCGGC
The genomic region above belongs to bacterium and contains:
- a CDS encoding ABC transporter ATP-binding protein, with the translated sequence MRPRDVLRVEALTVAFRGGRPVVRGVSFEIAPGEAFGLVGESGSGKSLTCRAILRLLPRGATGGGRVTYGAHSLLELAEAEMQALRGSTIAMIFQDPMTALNPVLRVGDAIAQVIRSHEGLGARAARTRALEMMERVGIRDAARRAAAYPHEFSGGMRQRIHIAMALAARPTLLLADEPTTALDVIVQAEILRLLDTLRREQGMSLLLVSHDFRVVAGLCDRVGVMYAGELVELGPTRTVLLRPEHPYTIGLMNSLPEAVVGERLRAIPGAPPDPERLPPGCVFAPRCELAVDTCSAAPIAMSQTSPGHWSRCIRIDHLDEIRGSLAAADRAGA